The window CAGGCATGTTTCACATGACATACCGGAAAGTCAAGTCTGCCGCTATCATTATATACGGAAACCGAAAGCTGAAAAGAGGGAGAAGCTGCAAAATAGTACGGCAATACACTCTGATACAGGCGCCCCAACGCATTTTTGACACTTGCAGCGCGAACAATGCAAAAGGCCGGAAGTGCGGCATGCACTCCCGGCCTGATCGTATCCGGAGGAGAAACTATCCCTGTTTGCTCACGAACCGGCTGTGAGAGGGCGCAATGCGAGCCCCCTGTCGGTACCCCTGAAGGCGGACGGAATGCTTCTTGGTCTTCTGAAGTTCATTCTTCAGCGAGGCATGGAGCTTTCGTGCTTCTTCCGTGAGCAGTCCCTGCAAGGCCTGCAGCTTGAGCAGTTTGCATTGCAGGGCATCGAGCGCCACGCCTTCACGCTTGTCCCATGCCATGGCGATGAGACTGCCCCGACGAGTCGCATTCTCGTCTGCGGTATCCACATCTCCTACGGCAAGAGCCTGAAGCTCCTGTTCCCCGAGAAACAGTGCCTGATCAAGCAATGTAAGGCTATCGGCCATATGCTACCCCTTGTTCACCTTGCGGATGTCTTCCCGCAGCAGCTGGATGACGGTCTTCCAACGCTCGGTGGCGGGAAGGAATTCGTATTCCAGAAGGTCTGCGAGCAGAATCCAGTCTTCGTTTTCCATGACCTCGGTCATTTCACCAAACAGATCGGAAATTTCTTCCACACCGTCGCTGAAAGCTGGGTGATCCTTCAGGGTGAATTCGCTGCGCAGCACGCCGATCATGCCCAGGAAATCACGCACGACCTGCAGCAGGTCCTGATACATTTCCAGAGCTTCAGTGTCGTCAGCCTGACGGAACAGTTCCGCCACGTGCTTGGCGCCGTCGCCCATGATCTGCACAACCTTGTACAGTTCGCGGGTGATGCTCATGGCCATTTCACCCACAGGCACACTCTTGATTTCCACCGAAGAGATTTCGCTGGCTTCAATGTCTTCGGCCTGATGGGGATAGATTTCGGAGAACGGCTCGTTGTTCACCAGAACATCGGTGACGATACGGTTGTCCAGAGTGCCGTTCTCCATCACTTTCACCAAAATTTCTTCCAGGTTGGCAAAGCTGGCCACCTGCATTTCACAGTGTTGTCCGTCGATAACAATCATGGTTTCCCTCCTGTATACGTGCCCGCATGGGCCAGAATTTTCCGGTACGCACAAAGCAATTCAAGAAATATGCCAATGCCGAGAGTGGCATTGGCAATAAAAAAAGTGCGCAACACATGCCGCGCACACGTCCTGTCGTCGTGGACCGGAACCGAAATGCCGCCCGAAACACGACACAGCATCAATAATCAAAATACTATCAGTGAGTTACCTGAAAGAGCAACACAATCTTCGCTTCTTTGCCGGACGGCCAGACGCGTGGCCCAACACAAGCCTACCGGCCGGATAGCTTCCTTATGCCGAACGCTCTTCCTGCAGGCTGTCGCGCCATGCGGTCACCAACGCCTTGTACTGTTCGGCCAGTACCAACACCGTGCCAAGATCGTTGCCCGCCTCCTGCGACTCGCACATCCACAGATAACCGAGAACGTTGAGTAACCCACTGTTATCCCACAACGTCTGCAACCGCTGCCATGTTCCCAGAAAACGCTGCTTGGTTGTTTCCGTGGCCCGCACGGCGAGCACCCTGCCCTGCTCAGTCAGCAGATGCAGCAGCTGCGCGGAGGCAGCAAGTTCGGCCACTGCCGTGGCCTGCACCGACGGAGAGAGCCGTTCACTCCAGACATTGAGGCCAATAGGCCGGACACCCGCCGCAGCCAGCTGCGCAGCCGGAGCTCGGTCAAGAAATTGACGATAAAAATGCCGCTGCTGGCGTATCCAGCGGGTACGGTCCGTCTCTTCGTGTCCGGAGAGCGAAGCAAGATCCATGAACCCGTCCGCATCCCGGCGGCTTTGCCAGACGCGCGCGCCGCAACCTGCCGCCTGAGGCCACTCGCCATGCCTGAGCCAGTGGCGCGTGATGGAGCACACGGTTTCCGCAGAAATGCGCCCGCGGCACGCGAGATCATTGGGGCAGGGCTTGCCGAAGGGACAGGGATGGCACTCCATATCCGGTTCCAGCGTACAACTGCCTTCGAGATACGGCCCCGTGTCCCACGGCTGGGCCGTGGCAAGGAACACCGCCAGCACGGGCACGCCGAGTCCTGCGGCCAGATGCATTGTTCCCGTATCGTTGGTCACCAGAAGCCGCATGGAGGTAAGCAGTGCCGCCAGCACAGGCAGGGAGGTTTTCCCCACAAGGCTGACGTGGGGCCCGGTTGCCATGGACGCATAGCGCCCGGCCAGATGCGCTTCGCTTCCGGTTCCGAGCAGCACGGGCAGCAGCCCCTCTTCACGCCACAGCCTGTCTCCGAGTTCGGCAAAGTGCTGCAGCGGCCAACGGCGTCTATCCTCGCTCGCACCGAGCTGGAAGGCCACATACCCCTTGATGCCGTCCGCCTGAGCCCCAAGCCCTTCCTCCGCATGGCGCAGCAGGCCTGTTGCTTCTTCCTGATGGGCCGGTTCCGGAGTACGCAGTTCATAGCGGCGCTCGCCGTCGCCCAGCCCTGCCGCCATGAGGTAAAGATCCACCAGATTGAAGGGACTGCAGCCGCGCAGCCGCGTGGATGCCTGCAGGAAGGTGCTCCACGGATCGCTGTTTACGCTGAATCCGAAGCTGTCCAGGCCGAAACCGAGCAGTTGTGCTCCCTGCCGACCGTCCTGAGAGCCTTGAGCGTCACCCCCCTCAGACACCGAGGCGTCTGCCTGCTTTCTTGAGGCCAGATGCGAGGCCAGCAGCCGCACACTGGTCGTAGCCGTAAGATTCAGCACAGCATCCGGCGCAAAGGCTACGGCCGGAGCGTCACCCCACTGCCAGAGCCTGCCGATCGCCTCCCGCCAGTCCTTGTCCAGTGAGGCCAGCAAGCCGCCGCCGGAAAAAGGAAAGACGTCATCCACGTCCCGTAGCAGCGCCGTGGCTCCGGCAAAATTATCCAGACAGACCAGGCCCACACGGTGTCCTGCCCGTGCAAAGCCGGAAATGACGGGCTGCGTCTGCAGCAGGTCGCCGAAACGGGTAAGATTGCAAATGAGGGTATTCATGGGCTCCCTGTCATGACATTGCGGAAGGCGGCCGCGGCTCCGGGACGAAACCTCCACAGCGCACAAATCTGCGGATCATTCCTATCTTCACGGGAAGAATGACAAATTAATGCCGCACGTGCAATGCGTCACGCGCAAAGAACAGGGAAACATACATGGATGCATCAGGGCTGGAGGGAAAGAACATCCTTCTCGCGCCCGATAACGGCCAGCGTCTCGCCGCGCCGGAGGGGTTGGTCTGCAGGGGGAACAAAGGAATACTCCTCCTCACCGGGCTTGCGGATAGCCACAACCATAATCCCCATGCCGGTCAGGTGCAGATCCATGAGGGTCTTGCCTTCCCATTTGTCCACTTCCAGCTCCTGCAGCACCACGCCGCCCCCGAGTTGCAGCAGATCCAGCAAACCGGGGTTGGAGATGCGGTGCGCCAGCGTCAGGGCCGCATCCTGCTCAGGCTGCACGA is drawn from Desulfovibrio mangrovi and contains these coding sequences:
- a CDS encoding glycosyltransferase family 9 protein — encoded protein: MNTLICNLTRFGDLLQTQPVISGFARAGHRVGLVCLDNFAGATALLRDVDDVFPFSGGGLLASLDKDWREAIGRLWQWGDAPAVAFAPDAVLNLTATTSVRLLASHLASRKQADASVSEGGDAQGSQDGRQGAQLLGFGLDSFGFSVNSDPWSTFLQASTRLRGCSPFNLVDLYLMAAGLGDGERRYELRTPEPAHQEEATGLLRHAEEGLGAQADGIKGYVAFQLGASEDRRRWPLQHFAELGDRLWREEGLLPVLLGTGSEAHLAGRYASMATGPHVSLVGKTSLPVLAALLTSMRLLVTNDTGTMHLAAGLGVPVLAVFLATAQPWDTGPYLEGSCTLEPDMECHPCPFGKPCPNDLACRGRISAETVCSITRHWLRHGEWPQAAGCGARVWQSRRDADGFMDLASLSGHEETDRTRWIRQQRHFYRQFLDRAPAAQLAAAGVRPIGLNVWSERLSPSVQATAVAELAASAQLLHLLTEQGRVLAVRATETTKQRFLGTWQRLQTLWDNSGLLNVLGYLWMCESQEAGNDLGTVLVLAEQYKALVTAWRDSLQEERSA